A single Phoenix dactylifera cultivar Barhee BC4 chromosome 1, palm_55x_up_171113_PBpolish2nd_filt_p, whole genome shotgun sequence DNA region contains:
- the LOC103721594 gene encoding putative disease resistance RPP13-like protein 3, whose protein sequence is MCNFYSLAKKVYNDSAIREHFDTFAWVQVSQSCRGIELAKDIMKKVMRNKKKEETTTGGTVEGLERMGEEDVRQGLHDLLRDKKYLVVMDDVWTFDIWREMQRVLPDENKGSRILLTTRNIEVARDAAPWIRPHELHLLDDKESWKLFRRKAFPPNQDVPTEVGALARKLANKCGGLPLALVMLGGLLSRKDQSYDTWLEVAQSMNWVSTGDGKECLKILGLSYNELSYPLKTCFLYIAAFPEDSIISVSKLVRLWVAEGFILQEKRQTMEDTARDWLDELVQRCMIQVVQRSRARGRVKSIRIHDLLRDFGVEEAKKDEFLHVCSSGDMAESSRISSHRAAFHNRMQDKATLSSPHLRTLLGFSLILTNGGRFLNGLNLLRVLDLEGAEDLKELPKQIGSMIHLRYLGLRKTGLKRLPSSIRRLLNLQTLDARDTCIYWLPKSFWRIQTLRHVYINMLAFISAPISADHNNLQTLEIEDFEFDWDVREILRSRSLNIRFRKNWVTTPSLTMNEIKEACERMFPESLEKVLEKMDSLVSLSLDFSLIPGDVLFAWAPKLHQLRSLTLYGRLLLKQQQQLPDSSQFPPNLTKLVLWNSELEQDPMSVLENLPKLRLLELKGNSYLGKSMSCSSADGFPRLQHLELYSVHNLKEWRVKAGAMPSLTHLTIVNCRELKMLPKGLQHSTTLRELELSQMPHEFYDKVKNEVRYEVRYHEYPYPYSLFSDENPNACCIV, encoded by the exons ATGTGTAATTTCTATAGCCTGGCAAAAAAAGTGTATAATGATTCTGCAATTAGAGAGCATTTTGATACCTTTGCATGGGTTCAAGTTTCTCAGAGCTGCCGAGGTATCGAGCTAGCAAAAGACATCATGAAAAAAGTAATGAGAaacaaaaagaaggaagaaacaacTACAGGAGGTACAGTAGAAGGCTTAGAGCGGATGGGTGAGGAAGACGTGAGACAGGGGCTCCATGATTTACTAAGAGACAAAAAGTATCTGGTCGTGATGGATGATGTCTGGACTTTTGATATTTGGAGAGAAATGCAGCGAGTCCTTCCTGATGAGAACAAAGGTAGCAGAATACTGCTTACCACACGTAACATTGAGGTTGCAAGAGATGCCGCGCCATGGATTCGTCCACATGAACTGCACCTTTTAGACGACAAGGAGAGCTGGAAACTCTTTCGTAGGAAGGCATTTCCACCAAATCAGGATGTCCCAACTGAGGTGGGGGCATTGGCCCGGAAGCTTGCAAACAAGTGTGGTGGACTTCCTCTTGCACTGGTGATGTTAGGGGGCCTTCTGTCAAGGAAAGATCAAAGCTACGATACGTGGTTGGAAGTAGCTCAGAGCATGAACTGGGTATCTACCGGAGATGGGAAGGAATGCCTCAAAATATTGGGTTTAAGTTACAATGAGTTGTCATATCCCTTAAAAACATGTTTTCTATACATCGCTGCGTTTCCAGAGGACTCCATTATCTCTGTTTCCAAATTAGTTAGGTTGTGGGTCGCCGAAGGTTTCATACTGCAAGAAAAGCGACAGACAATGGAAGACACCGCAAGGGATTGGTTGGATGAGCTGGTGCAGAGGTGCATGATCCAGGTTGTCCAGAGAAGCAGGGCTCGTGGGCGGGTTAAGAGCATACGCATCCATGATCTGTTACGCGACTTCGGCGTTGAAGAAGCCAAAAAGGATGAATTTCTTCATGTTTGCAGTAGTGGCGACATGGCCGAATCTTCTCGTATATCGAGTCATCGTGCAGCTTTCCACAATCGTATGCAAGACAAGGCTACTCTCTCCTCACCGCATCTCCGCACTTTGCTGGGCTTCAGTTTAATTTTGACTAATGGGGGAAGATTTTTGAATGGGTTAAACTTATTAAGGGTGCTAGATCTGGAGGGTGCAGAAGATTTGAAGGAGTTACCGAAGCAGATCGGCAGCATGATTCATCTACGATACCTGGGATTGAGAaaaactggtttgaagagactGCCATCCTCAATCCGGCGTCTCCTGAATCTGCAGACTCTGGATGCCAGAGACACATGCATTTATTGGCTTCCAAAATCATTTTGGAGAATCCAGACACTGAGGCACGTCTATATTAATATGCTTGCTTTTATAAGCGCCCCAATAAGTGCCGATCACAACAACTTGCAAACTCTGGAAATCGAGGACTTTGAATTTGATTGGGATGTTAGGGAGATCCTCCGTTCACGTTCACTAAACATAAGATTCAGAAAAAATTGGGTTACTACACCGAGCTTGACTATGAACGAGATTAAGGAAGCATGTGAGAGAATGTTTCCAGAATCACTCGAAAAAGTACTTGAGAAAATGGACAGCCTCGTCTCCTTGAGTCTAGATTTTTCTCTTATCCCTGGGGACGTTCTTTTCGCTTGGGCACCAAAACTACACCAGCTCCGTTCACTGACACTATATGGACGGTTGTTACTcaaacagcagcagcagctccCAGATAGCAGTCAATTCCCGCCAAACCTCACCAAGCTCGTATTATGGAATTCTGAATTGGAGCAAGACCCAATGTCGGTGCTGGAGAATTTGCCAAAACTCAGGCTTCTTGAACTGAAAGGCAATTCATATTTGGGGAAGAGCATGTCGTGTTCTTCTGCTGACGGCTTTCCTCGACTGCAACACTTGGAATTATACAGTGTCCACAATTTAAAGGAATGGAGGGTGAAGGCTGGGGCGATGCCCAGCCTCACCCACCTAACGATTGTGAACTGCAGGGAGTTGAAGATGCTTCCCAAGGGATTGCAGCATAGCACCACACTTCGAGAACTGGAGCTGTCTCAAATGCCCCATGAGTTCTATGACAAGGTCAAAAATGAGGTTCGGTACGAGGTCCGATACCATGAGTACCCCTACCCCTACAGTTTGTTTTCAGATGAGAATCCTAATGCCT GTTGCATAGTTTAA
- the LOC103723725 gene encoding short-chain dehydrogenase reductase 3b-like, translating to MSKPRLEGKVAIITGAASGIGEAAARLFASNGATVVIADIQDELGTAVAASISPGKCSYKHCDVTDETQVEETVNHVLRTHGRLDIMFSNAGVLGTATPILDADMGELDRVMAVNVRGTAAAVKHSARAMVARGTRGSIICTASVASCRGGLAPAAYTASKHAVLGLVRAAAGELGQHGIRVNCLSPFGVATPLACGLNGMSLSKVEDLCCAMANLKGVVLKTSHVAEAALFLASDESVFISGHNLVVDGGTTAVNSSLQQLD from the exons ATGTCTAAGCCAAG GCTGGAAGGGAAGGTGGCCATCATCACCGGGGCGGCAAGCGGCATCGGCGAGGCCGCTGCAAGGCTCTTCGCCTCCAATGGAGCCACCGTCGTCATCGCCGACATCCAAGACGAGTTAGGCACCGCGGTCGCCGCCTCAATCAGTCCCGGCAAATGTAGCTACAAGCACTGCGACGTCACCGACGAGACGCAAGTCGAAGAGACGGTGAACCACGTCTTGCGTACCCACGGCCGGCTGGATATTATGTTCAGCAATGCCGGAGTCCTGGGCACGGCGACACCCATCCTGGACGCGGACATGGGCGAGCTTGATCGGGTCATGGCGGTGAACGTCCGAGGTACGGCGGCGGCCGTGAAGCACTCCGCGCGCGCGATGGTGGCTCGTGGGACGCGAGGATCCATAATATGTACTGCGAGCGTTGCGTCGTGCCGGGGTGGGCTCGCGCCCGCGGCGTACACTGCGTCGAAGCATGCGGTGCTGGGGTTGGTCCGGGCGGCGGCCGGCGAGCTCGGGCAGCACGGGATCCGGGTGAATTGCCTGTCGCCTTTCGGCGTGGCCACACCCTTGGCTTGTGGGCTCAACGGCATGAGCCTGAGTAAGGTTGAGGACCTTTGCTGCGCCATGGCTAACTTGAAGGGAGTGGTGCTCAAGACCAGCCATGTTGCCGAGGCAGCGTTATTTCTGGCGTCCGATGAGTCGGTGTTCATCAGCGGACATAATTTAGTCGTTGATGGAGGAACCACGGCTGTTAATTCGAGTCTTCAACAGCTAGATTGA